In Nocardioides luti, the DNA window GAATGACATCCGTGTGGTTCGTCGCCTACAGTGGTCCCACCACCACACATTCCACCCCGGGGAGACTGCGCATGGACGCCGCGAACGCCCTCCACGGCCACGAGGCCGAGGCCGCGTCGAGCCTCAGCGACCGGGACCGGGACATCCTGGAGTTCGAGCGCCAGTGGTGGAAGTACGCCGGCGCCAAGGAGACCGCGGTCCGCGAGAAGTTCGACATGAGCTCCACGCGCTACTACCAGGTGCTCAACGCCCTCATCGACCGCCCCGAGGCCATCGAGGCCGACCCGCTGCTCGTGCGCCGGCTGCGACGCCTCCGGGCCGCCCGCCAGCGCCAGCGCTCGGCCCGCCGCCTCGGCTTCGAGGTCTGAGCCGTGCCCCGCACCCCTCGTCGCCGCGACCAGCGCGGCGTGGTCTTCCCCAGCCCGGTCGTGATGCTCAGCATCATCGCCGTCGCCATGGCCGGCATCGCCTACGTCGCCACCCGCGGCCAGGAGCCGACCGAGCGCGAGGTCACCACGGTCTCCCGCAAGGCCGACCCGACGCCGACGGCCACCCCCTCCACGCCGGTGAAGACCGACAAGGAGAAGAAGAAGCCCGCCAAGCCGCAGGTCCAGCGCGGCAAGGTCTACGTCGAGGTCTACAACAACTCCGGGATCACCGGGCTCGCGGGCCGGATCGCCACCCAGGCGACCGACGCCGGCTGGCAGGTCGTCGGCTCCGACAACTGGTACGGCACCATCCCGACCTCCACCGTCTACTACCCGCAGCGCCTCAAGGCCGCGGGCAAGATGCTGGCGCTCGACCTCGGCATCCAGCGCGTGATGCCCGCCGTCGACGGCCCGATGCGCCTCGACCGGCTCACGGTCGTGCTCACCGCCGACGCCGCGTAACCTCCGCCACTCGCCCCGGCCTCGCCCGGACGGGGGTTGTCCGGGTCGCTCCGGCATCTGGTTGGGTTGGGGCATGGACTTCACCTCGGTCGAGGGAGAGCAGCGGTACGCCGCCCTGGTGCGCGCCGCCGCCGACACGGTGGTCGGTCTCGACTTCGACGGCGTGCTGTCGCCGATCGTGGACGACCCCGCCGCCGCGCACATCCACCCGGACGCGGGCGAGGTCCTCGTCGAGCTGGCCGGCCAGGTGCGCGCGATCGCGGTCATCACCGGTCGTCCGGCCCGCCAGGCGCTCGACCTCGGCGGCCTCGAGGAGGTCGGCCAGGCGGTGGGCGACGCCGGCAAGGAGCTCTACGTCTTCGGGCAGTACGGCAACGAGCGGTGGAGCTCGACCAACCGCCGGGTGATCTCGCCCCGGCCGCCGGCCGGCCTCGCGACCTTCCTGCGCGAGGTGCCCCGGGTGCTGCGTCGCGCAGACGCGGCCGACGCCTTCGTCGAGGAGAAGGGGCTGGCGGTCGCCGTCCACACCCGGCGCCTCGACGACCCCGACGCCGTCTTCCAGC includes these proteins:
- the otsB gene encoding trehalose-phosphatase, which encodes MDFTSVEGEQRYAALVRAAADTVVGLDFDGVLSPIVDDPAAAHIHPDAGEVLVELAGQVRAIAVITGRPARQALDLGGLEEVGQAVGDAGKELYVFGQYGNERWSSTNRRVISPRPPAGLATFLREVPRVLRRADAADAFVEEKGLAVAVHTRRLDDPDAVFQRLLPLFRDLAAQHDLVIEPGRNVIEVRSHGMHKGLAVNTIVEEVGAGGFLFAGDDLGDLEAFDAVTALGHGGMPTLLVASASEEENALVEHADVVVKGPDGVLDLLRQLTEDARDLRA
- a CDS encoding LytR C-terminal domain-containing protein, whose amino-acid sequence is MPRTPRRRDQRGVVFPSPVVMLSIIAVAMAGIAYVATRGQEPTEREVTTVSRKADPTPTATPSTPVKTDKEKKKPAKPQVQRGKVYVEVYNNSGITGLAGRIATQATDAGWQVVGSDNWYGTIPTSTVYYPQRLKAAGKMLALDLGIQRVMPAVDGPMRLDRLTVVLTADAA
- a CDS encoding DUF3263 domain-containing protein; this translates as MDAANALHGHEAEAASSLSDRDRDILEFERQWWKYAGAKETAVREKFDMSSTRYYQVLNALIDRPEAIEADPLLVRRLRRLRAARQRQRSARRLGFEV